A single region of the Candidatus Marinarcus aquaticus genome encodes:
- the rfaD gene encoding ADP-glyceromanno-heptose 6-epimerase: MKYSDIDFNDKTILITGGAGFIGSNLAFYFQENYPNALVVILDCFRSGETLSNGNLKSFGHYKNLLGFKGVVISGDINDTKLLKKLETEYKFDYIFHQAAISDTTVNEQDLMIKTNVNAYEDLLKLAIAHQANMVYASSAATYGDAPSPQTVGCENPGNVYGFSKLMMDNISYEYIKAGAEISIVGLRYFNVYGPREFFKNKTASTVVQFGHQILAGKTPRLFEGSDKILRDFIYIEDVIQANIKACVPKQSGVYNVGTGKARSFQDIADILQKELGTNLGTEYIPNPYIGQYQFHTEANIESSIEQLGYVPQFEMEEGIKAYIPEIKRLFETEVK; this comes from the coding sequence ATGAAATACAGTGATATAGATTTTAATGATAAAACGATTTTAATAACAGGTGGGGCTGGATTTATTGGTTCTAATTTGGCTTTTTATTTTCAAGAAAACTATCCAAATGCATTGGTGGTAATACTTGATTGTTTTAGAAGCGGTGAAACCTTAAGTAACGGAAACTTAAAAAGTTTTGGTCACTATAAAAATCTTTTAGGTTTTAAAGGGGTGGTCATCAGTGGCGATATCAATGATACAAAACTTTTAAAAAAGCTTGAAACGGAGTATAAGTTTGACTACATTTTTCATCAAGCAGCTATCAGTGATACCACTGTAAATGAACAAGACTTGATGATTAAAACCAATGTGAATGCATATGAAGATCTGCTTAAATTAGCCATTGCTCATCAAGCCAATATGGTCTACGCTTCATCCGCTGCAACCTATGGAGATGCTCCAAGTCCTCAAACTGTAGGGTGTGAAAACCCAGGTAACGTTTATGGTTTTTCAAAACTGATGATGGATAACATCTCTTATGAATACATTAAAGCAGGAGCTGAAATCTCAATTGTGGGACTGCGTTATTTCAATGTATATGGACCAAGAGAGTTCTTTAAAAATAAAACAGCCTCTACTGTAGTGCAATTTGGGCATCAAATACTTGCAGGAAAAACACCACGACTTTTTGAAGGCAGTGATAAGATTTTACGAGACTTTATCTATATTGAAGATGTTATTCAAGCCAATATTAAAGCGTGTGTACCAAAACAAAGTGGTGTTTATAATGTGGGAACAGGAAAAGCAAGAAGCTTCCAAGACATTGCAGATATTTTACAAAAAGAGTTGGGTACAAATTTGGGAACAGAGTATATCCCTAATCCATACATAGGACAATATCAGTTCCACACCGAAGCTAATATTGAATCGAGTATTGAGCAATTAGGTTATGTGCCACAGTTTGAGATGGAAGAGGGAATTAAAGCTTATATTCCTGAGATTAAACGACTTTTTGAAACCGAAGTAAAATAG
- a CDS encoding replicative DNA helicase, with the protein MDSVYSINIERAVLSSVLFNPEEIEDILGIISAKDFYLPAHQKIFAVMEQLHHDDMPIDEEFIRKRVNSKEVDDSILIEILSANPITNTIAYVKEIKDASVKRELASLATKIKKVAIEDDIPATQAVDTIQNELYKITTDSASSELKDIQTINNDTLDYIKRMKEMGNQYLIGETTGFHNLDKRTTGFNEGDLVIIAARPAMGKTALVLNTALRNVEAGKGVIVFSLEMPAEQLMLRMLAAKTSIPLQNLRKGDLDDQQWSTLTKAFDDLNKKKLFVDDGGSVNINQLRARVRKLAQNEENNISMIVIDYLQLMQGTGGKDRHLEVSEISRGLKMLARELKIPVIALSQLNRGLENRPDKRPMLSDLRESGAIEQDADIIMFVYRDDVYKERDEARKEKEAKDKGEEYKSTFINKPVEEAEIIIGKQRNGPIGTVKLDFHKQLTKFVDKEHSGEAPIEVVFESVVDTQKETNIEVPEIL; encoded by the coding sequence ATGGACAGTGTATACAGTATAAACATAGAACGTGCCGTTTTAAGTTCGGTGTTATTTAACCCCGAAGAGATTGAAGATATTTTAGGTATTATCAGTGCCAAAGATTTTTATCTTCCCGCTCATCAAAAGATATTTGCAGTTATGGAGCAGTTGCACCATGATGACATGCCTATAGATGAAGAGTTTATTCGAAAAAGAGTCAACTCAAAAGAGGTGGATGACTCTATTTTAATTGAGATTTTATCTGCAAATCCTATTACTAATACCATCGCTTATGTCAAAGAGATCAAAGATGCCAGCGTTAAAAGAGAGTTGGCCTCCTTAGCAACAAAGATTAAAAAAGTGGCCATTGAAGATGATATACCTGCAACACAAGCAGTGGATACCATTCAAAATGAGTTGTATAAAATCACCACAGACAGTGCATCCAGTGAGTTAAAAGATATTCAAACGATTAACAACGATACGCTTGATTATATCAAACGTATGAAAGAGATGGGAAATCAGTATTTAATTGGTGAGACCACGGGTTTTCACAACTTAGATAAACGAACCACAGGGTTCAATGAAGGAGATTTAGTTATTATCGCAGCACGTCCAGCGATGGGTAAAACGGCTCTTGTGTTAAATACAGCCCTTCGAAATGTTGAAGCAGGGAAAGGGGTGATTGTCTTCTCTTTAGAGATGCCAGCAGAGCAGTTGATGCTTCGTATGCTTGCAGCAAAAACTTCCATTCCATTACAAAATCTTCGTAAAGGGGATTTGGATGACCAACAATGGAGCACTTTGACCAAAGCATTTGATGATTTGAATAAAAAGAAACTCTTTGTGGATGATGGTGGAAGTGTCAACATCAATCAACTTCGAGCAAGAGTTCGAAAACTGGCACAAAATGAAGAGAATAATATCTCGATGATTGTCATTGACTATTTACAATTGATGCAAGGTACAGGTGGAAAAGACAGACACCTTGAGGTCTCAGAAATCAGCCGAGGGTTAAAAATGCTGGCAAGGGAGCTTAAAATTCCTGTCATTGCACTTTCACAGTTAAACAGGGGATTAGAGAATCGTCCAGATAAACGTCCAATGTTAAGTGACTTAAGAGAGTCCGGTGCTATTGAGCAAGATGCCGATATTATCATGTTCGTATATCGAGATGATGTTTATAAAGAGAGAGACGAAGCCAGAAAAGAGAAAGAGGCAAAAGATAAAGGGGAAGAGTATAAATCAACCTTTATTAATAAACCTGTTGAAGAGGCTGAAATCATCATAGGTAAACAAAGAAATGGACCCATTGGTACCGTTAAACTTGATTTCCATAAACAGCTTACGAAGTTTGTGGATAAAGAGCACAGTGGTGAAGCTCCAATTGAAGTGGTTTTTGAAAGTGTGGTTGATACACAAAAAGAGACCAATATTGAAGTACCAGAAATTTTATAA
- a CDS encoding CvpA family protein, whose product MQDISTFDIVVIVITLLLGLKGLFRGFIKEVFGLIGIVGGIFVASRLATTVGEMIAPVLALESASSIELMGFIVGLLIFWLVAYVVGMIITKIFSLSGLGIFDKILGFLFGAFKVFLIFSIIIYALSQIQAIKEKLDASLSDTMTYPILVAGGAFIIKLDEQGITQDIKKGVDSAVDKTKETVNDITKEEIEKKVQEVKEEVQKKASEMMTETKTETQKSTEVTPQTQNKTKVETKE is encoded by the coding sequence ATGCAAGATATCTCTACATTTGACATCGTGGTTATTGTAATCACCCTTTTATTAGGACTCAAAGGACTCTTCAGAGGATTTATTAAAGAGGTTTTTGGCCTCATTGGTATCGTTGGGGGGATATTTGTAGCATCAAGACTTGCCACAACTGTGGGAGAGATGATTGCTCCAGTGCTTGCGTTAGAGAGCGCTTCATCGATTGAACTCATGGGCTTTATCGTTGGATTGCTTATTTTTTGGTTGGTTGCTTATGTTGTGGGCATGATTATTACAAAAATTTTCTCACTCAGTGGTTTAGGTATATTTGATAAAATCCTAGGATTTTTATTTGGGGCGTTCAAAGTCTTTTTAATTTTCTCAATCATCATCTATGCACTTTCACAAATTCAAGCCATCAAAGAGAAACTCGATGCTTCTCTTTCAGATACCATGACCTACCCTATCTTAGTTGCAGGTGGTGCATTTATTATCAAGCTTGATGAACAAGGCATTACACAAGACATTAAAAAAGGGGTTGATTCAGCAGTGGATAAAACCAAAGAGACCGTAAACGACATCACAAAAGAAGAGATTGAGAAAAAAGTACAAGAGGTCAAAGAAGAGGTTCAAAAAAAAGCTTCAGAAATGATGACTGAAACAAAAACTGAAACTCAAAAATCAACAGAAGTGACGCCTCAAACACAAAATAAAACAAAAGTAGAAACCAAAGAGTAA
- the galU gene encoding UTP--glucose-1-phosphate uridylyltransferase GalU: protein MLNQNSIKKCLFPAAGYGTRFLPATKAIPKEMLPVLTKPLLQYGVEEAIEAGLDTMAIVTGRGKRAIEDHFDISYELEHQIKGSSKEKMLADIRNVIDHCTFSYTRQIEMKGLGHAILTGQTLIGNQPFAVILADDLCDNTGVSKGVLSQMVKLYEKHQCCIVAIEEVPKEQTNKYGVIAGEEIENNLYRVNDMIEKPDPKDAPSNLAIIGRYILIPEIFDVLQTTQPGKGGEIQITDALLTLAKQGKVLAYKFEGQRFDCGSVEGFVEATNYFYNKEN, encoded by the coding sequence ATTTTGAATCAAAACAGCATTAAAAAATGTCTTTTTCCAGCAGCTGGGTATGGAACCCGATTTTTGCCTGCAACCAAAGCCATCCCAAAAGAGATGTTACCAGTACTTACAAAACCACTGCTGCAATATGGCGTAGAAGAGGCCATTGAAGCAGGACTTGATACCATGGCGATTGTTACAGGACGAGGGAAAAGAGCGATTGAGGACCACTTTGATATTTCGTATGAATTAGAGCATCAAATCAAAGGTTCAAGTAAAGAAAAAATGCTTGCAGACATTCGAAATGTAATTGACCATTGTACTTTTTCATACACTCGACAAATTGAGATGAAAGGTTTAGGACATGCTATTTTAACAGGACAAACACTTATTGGAAACCAACCGTTTGCAGTTATACTTGCTGATGATTTGTGTGATAATACGGGAGTTTCAAAAGGAGTATTGTCTCAAATGGTGAAATTGTATGAGAAACATCAATGTTGTATCGTTGCCATTGAAGAGGTACCTAAAGAGCAGACTAATAAATATGGTGTGATTGCGGGAGAAGAGATTGAAAACAATCTTTACAGAGTAAACGACATGATTGAAAAACCAGATCCTAAAGATGCTCCAAGTAACTTGGCCATCATCGGTCGATATATTTTAATCCCAGAAATTTTTGATGTATTGCAGACCACACAACCAGGTAAAGGTGGAGAAATCCAAATCACTGATGCCCTTTTAACTCTTGCAAAACAAGGGAAAGTGTTGGCTTACAAATTTGAAGGTCAACGATTTGATTGTGGAAGTGTGGAAGGTTTTGTAGAAGCCACCAACTATTTTTACAACAAAGAGAATTAA
- the ispG gene encoding flavodoxin-dependent (E)-4-hydroxy-3-methylbut-2-enyl-diphosphate synthase, whose amino-acid sequence MIERVKTKQIFVGNVPIGGDAPISVQSMTYSKTSDVKATVEQIRALHFAGADIVRVAVPDMAAAQALKSIKEQSSLPLVADIHFNYKLALIAAQSVDCIRINPGNIGEKNRVKEIVKACQERNLPIRIGVNCGSLEKEFENRYGQTPKGMVASAEYNIKFLEDLGFDDIKVSLKASDVQRTVEAYRMLRPKNHYPFHLGVTEAGTLFHSTIKSSIALGSLLLDGIGDTIRVSITGELEKEIEVGRAILKDAGLTKEGLNIISCPTCGRIEADLVDAVAKVEEKTKHIKTPLNVSVMGCVVNALGEAKSADVAIAYGKGSGLIIKKGETIAKLKTEELLDRFLEEVEKEVQKQEEEK is encoded by the coding sequence ATGATAGAAAGAGTAAAAACGAAACAAATTTTTGTTGGAAACGTTCCTATTGGTGGGGATGCTCCAATTTCAGTTCAATCAATGACCTACAGTAAAACCAGTGATGTCAAAGCAACCGTAGAACAAATACGTGCATTGCATTTTGCTGGAGCAGATATTGTGCGAGTAGCGGTCCCTGATATGGCAGCAGCTCAAGCACTTAAAAGCATTAAAGAACAAAGCTCCCTTCCTTTAGTTGCAGACATACATTTTAATTATAAATTAGCACTTATTGCAGCGCAAAGTGTGGATTGTATTCGAATCAATCCGGGAAATATTGGAGAAAAAAACCGAGTTAAAGAGATTGTTAAAGCGTGCCAAGAGCGTAATTTACCCATACGAATTGGGGTGAATTGTGGAAGCTTAGAAAAAGAGTTTGAGAACAGATATGGTCAAACACCAAAAGGTATGGTGGCCAGTGCGGAGTATAACATCAAATTTCTAGAAGATTTGGGATTTGATGATATTAAAGTATCACTCAAAGCCAGTGATGTACAACGTACAGTGGAAGCGTATCGAATGTTAAGACCTAAAAATCACTATCCCTTTCATTTAGGTGTCACTGAAGCTGGGACTCTGTTTCACTCCACGATTAAATCTTCCATTGCTTTGGGCTCACTTTTACTTGATGGTATTGGGGATACGATTCGAGTCTCCATTACAGGCGAGCTTGAAAAAGAGATTGAAGTGGGAAGAGCCATCTTAAAAGATGCCGGTTTAACCAAAGAGGGCTTAAACATCATCTCTTGTCCAACGTGTGGAAGAATTGAGGCAGACTTAGTTGATGCGGTGGCAAAAGTAGAAGAGAAAACCAAACACATAAAAACGCCATTAAACGTTTCAGTGATGGGGTGTGTGGTCAATGCCTTGGGTGAAGCAAAAAGTGCAGATGTGGCGATTGCTTATGGAAAAGGGAGTGGTTTGATTATTAAAAAAGGTGAAACCATTGCTAAGCTTAAAACCGAAGAGTTATTGGATCGTTTTTTAGAAGAGGTTGAAAAAGAAGTTCAAAAACAAGAAGAGGAAAAATAA
- a CDS encoding ATP-binding protein: MLHNKILLLTVYFLVALILGLISFSYIQNEEKHLLEQKYLTTSHHMKKNTKSLIEDKKNATLAFAISAAKEEKIKEALLQNNVSLLDFQAYSQELREQTKFKNVWFQVITDDGRSFYRSWTDKRDDKLTFRFDVQKILKHQTTQASISVGRYDMTFKTMVPLFHENTFLGVFEVITHFNSIAKTLESQKIDTLVLAHKKYKKELLYPFTNKFLDHYYIANLTAKESLINMIQKKGVESILALDEYLLLNNKLITTQTIKDEQGLDVGYLILCKDTSSIDINEIISFKKNATFFVLFMLIILGFIFTVIGYYAYFNEIKQLYDNVSMQKEKNQQILDSQHNIIIITDGLHLQEANQQLFEFFSQYNDLEAFKKEHDCVCDFFLNMNKENYIIDKDYDGLNWAEHILNHPHKRFKAAMKKNNHIHHFTLHVKLNQFKMDEKPYIIVTLTDITQEIFRQQQLKELNENLETLVNDKTKELKELNETLEVRIQNEIQKNQQKDRMLFQQNKMAAMGEMLKNIAHQWRQPLSAISTAASGIQLQNEFELLDKKSLTDNCTHILKYTEYLSHTIEEFKDFFQQDRVTQSFYIVDALQTTVSLIKDTLKAQSIELHFTQNDNFQINSYLNELKQALFNIIQNSIDALSKSEQPRHLFIEINTRQVKIYDNAGGIDETILDNIFDPYFTTKHQSQGTGIGLFMTQEILTKHMKCELSVTNHDFILENKEHRGALFIIDFPL; this comes from the coding sequence ATGTTACACAATAAGATTCTTTTACTTACTGTTTATTTTTTGGTTGCGTTAATTTTGGGATTAATCTCATTTTCTTATATTCAAAATGAAGAGAAACATTTATTAGAACAAAAATATTTAACGACTTCACACCATATGAAAAAAAACACAAAATCATTAATAGAAGATAAAAAAAATGCAACATTGGCATTTGCGATTTCTGCAGCTAAAGAGGAAAAAATAAAAGAGGCTCTGTTACAAAATAACGTTTCTCTCCTTGATTTTCAAGCCTATTCACAAGAACTCAGAGAACAAACCAAATTTAAAAATGTATGGTTTCAAGTCATCACTGATGATGGCAGAAGTTTTTATCGAAGTTGGACAGATAAAAGAGACGATAAACTCACCTTCCGTTTTGATGTTCAAAAAATATTAAAACATCAAACAACGCAAGCATCCATCAGTGTAGGTCGATATGACATGACCTTTAAAACCATGGTGCCTCTTTTTCATGAAAATACATTTTTAGGGGTATTTGAAGTCATCACACACTTTAACTCCATTGCAAAAACGTTAGAATCCCAAAAAATTGACACCCTTGTGTTAGCCCATAAAAAGTATAAAAAAGAGTTGCTTTACCCTTTTACAAACAAATTTTTAGATCACTACTATATTGCAAATTTAACAGCAAAAGAGAGCCTGATTAATATGATTCAAAAAAAAGGAGTTGAGTCCATTCTCGCTTTAGACGAGTATCTTCTTTTAAATAATAAACTTATTACAACGCAGACCATTAAAGATGAACAGGGGCTTGATGTTGGATATTTGATTTTATGTAAGGATACTTCCAGCATTGATATTAATGAAATTATTTCATTTAAGAAAAATGCCACCTTTTTTGTTCTGTTTATGTTGATTATTTTAGGTTTTATCTTTACGGTTATTGGTTATTACGCCTATTTTAATGAAATTAAACAGCTCTATGATAATGTCTCGATGCAAAAAGAAAAAAATCAACAAATCTTGGACTCCCAGCATAATATCATTATCATCACTGATGGTCTTCATTTACAAGAAGCAAACCAACAACTTTTTGAGTTTTTCTCTCAATATAACGACCTTGAGGCATTTAAAAAAGAGCATGATTGTGTTTGTGATTTCTTTTTAAATATGAACAAAGAGAATTACATTATTGACAAAGATTATGATGGTTTAAATTGGGCTGAACATATCTTAAATCACCCTCATAAAAGATTTAAAGCTGCAATGAAAAAAAACAATCACATTCATCATTTTACACTTCATGTCAAGCTTAACCAGTTTAAGATGGATGAAAAGCCCTACATCATTGTGACACTCACAGATATTACGCAAGAAATTTTTCGTCAACAACAACTCAAAGAGCTCAATGAAAACCTTGAAACACTTGTCAACGACAAAACAAAAGAGCTTAAAGAGTTAAATGAGACACTGGAAGTGCGCATTCAAAATGAGATACAAAAGAACCAACAAAAAGACAGAATGTTGTTTCAACAAAATAAAATGGCGGCCATGGGGGAGATGCTCAAAAACATTGCACACCAATGGAGACAACCCTTAAGTGCTATTTCAACTGCTGCAAGCGGCATTCAACTGCAAAATGAATTTGAACTCTTAGATAAAAAAAGCTTGACCGACAACTGTACGCATATTTTAAAATACACAGAGTACCTCTCTCACACCATTGAAGAGTTTAAAGACTTTTTCCAACAAGACAGAGTCACACAAAGTTTTTATATCGTTGATGCATTACAAACCACTGTTTCTCTTATTAAAGACACATTAAAAGCGCAAAGTATTGAACTGCATTTTACACAAAATGATAATTTTCAAATCAATTCATATCTCAATGAACTCAAACAAGCACTGTTTAATATCATTCAAAACAGCATTGATGCATTAAGTAAATCCGAACAGCCTCGCCATTTATTTATTGAAATCAATACTCGTCAAGTCAAAATCTATGACAATGCAGGAGGTATTGACGAAACAATACTTGACAATATTTTTGATCCTTACTTTACAACCAAACATCAAAGCCAAGGTACAGGTATTGGTCTTTTTATGACTCAAGAGATTTTAACCAAACACATGAAATGTGAACTGTCGGTCACTAACCACGACTTTATTTTAGAAAATAAAGAACATCGAGGAGCACTTTTTATCATTGATTTTCCATTGTAA
- a CDS encoding DNA ligase, translated as MKIIIAFLFLLLQLFAFDLQKPKTYNGSQEIDNWLMSEKLDGIRAYWNGQELLTRQGNAIHVPKGFTLNFPPFELDGELWIKRGAFSELQSIVMDHFPSQAWEKVSYNIFEVPHAKGDFITRLKKAQMWFLEHRNPHVKIIPQKLCKNKEELQLYLKEIIAQGGEGVIVKNPELPYFSGRSANVLKVKEYKDMEGVVVAIDYAANRMKSLIVELKNGVVFKLGSGFSKTLRKNPPKVGSIVTFKYYGLTKNKKPRFASFLHVRYE; from the coding sequence ATGAAAATTATTATTGCTTTTTTATTTCTATTACTTCAACTTTTTGCATTCGATCTTCAAAAACCCAAAACATATAACGGCTCACAAGAAATTGATAACTGGCTCATGAGTGAAAAACTTGATGGAATACGTGCTTATTGGAATGGTCAAGAGCTTCTTACACGCCAAGGCAATGCGATCCATGTACCCAAAGGGTTTACACTCAATTTCCCCCCTTTTGAACTTGATGGAGAACTTTGGATTAAACGTGGCGCTTTTTCTGAACTTCAATCCATTGTTATGGATCATTTTCCCAGTCAAGCATGGGAAAAAGTCTCTTATAATATTTTTGAAGTTCCACATGCTAAAGGGGACTTTATAACCCGACTGAAAAAAGCACAAATGTGGTTTTTAGAACACAGAAACCCTCATGTCAAAATCATCCCACAAAAACTGTGTAAAAACAAAGAAGAGTTGCAACTTTACTTAAAAGAGATCATTGCACAAGGAGGAGAAGGTGTGATTGTAAAAAATCCCGAACTTCCTTACTTCAGTGGTCGCAGCGCAAATGTATTAAAAGTAAAAGAGTATAAAGATATGGAAGGTGTCGTTGTGGCTATTGATTATGCAGCAAATCGTATGAAAAGTTTGATTGTTGAACTCAAAAATGGGGTGGTGTTTAAACTGGGCAGTGGCTTTTCTAAAACTTTACGAAAAAACCCACCAAAAGTAGGTTCAATTGTAACCTTTAAGTATTATGGGTTAACAAAAAACAAAAAACCTCGTTTTGCCTCTTTTTTACACGTCAGATACGAATAA
- the gmhB gene encoding D-glycero-beta-D-manno-heptose 1,7-bisphosphate 7-phosphatase yields MQKAIFIDRDGVINVEKNYLYKIEDFEFIEGVFEALKSFQTLGYKLFIITNQSGIARGYYTLDDFNRLTEWMLQQFEKKEITISDVQLCPHGPHDECNCRKPKTGMIDAILKKHAIDLTQSWLIGDKTSDIECAQNAGIAHTIQVKSGHEFETSLAEYVCDSIKEAKDIIRI; encoded by the coding sequence ATGCAAAAAGCCATTTTTATTGATCGTGATGGGGTGATTAATGTTGAAAAAAACTATTTGTATAAAATCGAAGATTTTGAGTTTATTGAGGGTGTATTTGAAGCATTAAAATCGTTTCAAACTTTAGGTTATAAACTTTTTATTATCACCAATCAATCTGGAATTGCACGTGGATATTACACTTTAGATGATTTTAATAGACTCACTGAGTGGATGTTACAACAATTTGAAAAAAAAGAAATTACTATTTCAGATGTGCAGTTGTGCCCTCATGGACCCCATGATGAGTGTAATTGCCGAAAACCAAAAACAGGTATGATTGATGCGATTTTAAAAAAACATGCAATTGATTTAACACAGTCATGGCTTATTGGAGATAAAACATCGGATATAGAGTGTGCTCAAAATGCAGGGATTGCACACACCATTCAAGTAAAAAGTGGGCATGAATTTGAAACCTCTTTGGCAGAATATGTATGTGACAGTATCAAGGAAGCAAAAGATATTATTCGTATCTGA
- a CDS encoding glucose-6-phosphate isomerase gives MKNQKFFDSLCSKESILQTIIDESKDIGYYSLPEQEINHIQSFADKNSKKNIVVIGIGGSSLGAAAVYDFLRYKKSFDKELFFCESTDPVLLNSTFSKIDLNDSLFIIVSKSGSTIETISIFKYILSLVPLNKEQFIIVSDDGSSLHQLAMKNSLPFFEIPSNVGGRFSVLSSVGLLPLALIGVDIKALLNGAKAIKESFFSQGQAYEDIVCKASFYASNIAKYNINCLFSYSEAFRSFNDWYIQLWGESLGKRQLHSYLNVGLTPIGLIGPTDQHSFLQLIVEGKRDKSVTFIKVKDFDTHMKIPDITIEFLEKLDFINGVDFSDLINKQADSIIESLRNKHDIPLDIIEVDKIDEFAIGELFYYFELLTSVVAKMIDVNAYDQPGVEEGKKILRGFFN, from the coding sequence ATGAAAAATCAGAAGTTTTTTGATTCCCTTTGTTCAAAAGAGTCTATTTTACAAACCATCATTGATGAGAGTAAAGATATTGGTTACTACTCTTTACCTGAACAAGAAATCAACCACATTCAAAGTTTTGCAGATAAAAACAGTAAAAAAAATATTGTTGTCATAGGAATTGGTGGCAGTTCATTAGGTGCAGCAGCCGTCTATGACTTCTTGCGTTATAAAAAGAGTTTTGATAAAGAGCTTTTCTTTTGTGAAAGTACCGATCCGGTACTTTTAAACTCAACTTTCTCAAAAATAGATTTGAATGACTCTTTGTTTATTATTGTTTCAAAGTCGGGTTCAACCATTGAAACCATCTCAATTTTTAAATATATTCTTTCACTGGTGCCTTTAAACAAAGAGCAGTTTATTATTGTTTCAGATGACGGTTCATCTTTGCATCAATTGGCTATGAAAAACAGTTTGCCATTTTTTGAAATTCCTTCCAATGTGGGCGGACGATTTTCAGTTTTAAGCAGTGTCGGACTTTTGCCTTTAGCACTGATTGGTGTAGATATTAAAGCGTTGTTAAATGGAGCCAAGGCCATTAAAGAGAGCTTTTTTTCACAAGGACAAGCGTATGAAGACATTGTCTGTAAAGCCTCATTTTATGCTTCTAATATTGCAAAATATAACATTAACTGTCTCTTTTCTTACTCTGAGGCCTTTCGAAGTTTTAACGACTGGTACATTCAATTGTGGGGTGAGAGTTTGGGGAAACGACAGTTACACTCTTACTTAAACGTGGGGTTAACTCCTATTGGTTTGATTGGTCCTACTGATCAACACTCATTTTTGCAACTGATTGTAGAGGGAAAACGAGATAAATCAGTGACGTTTATAAAAGTAAAAGATTTTGACACACACATGAAAATTCCAGATATCACGATTGAGTTTTTAGAAAAACTCGATTTTATTAACGGTGTGGATTTCTCTGATTTGATTAATAAGCAAGCGGATTCTATCATTGAGTCTTTACGAAATAAACACGATATTCCTTTGGATATCATTGAAGTTGATAAAATCGATGAGTTTGCCATTGGTGAACTGTTTTACTATTTTGAACTTTTAACTTCAGTGGTTGCAAAAATGATTGATGTCAATGCGTATGACCAACCCGGAGTAGAAGAGGGTAAAAAGATTTTAAGAGGCTTTTTTAACTGA
- a CDS encoding type II secretion system GspH family protein — protein sequence MKRKLQAFSLLEIIFVIVMIGLIASIAVPKLFNTKTDALVNTLKQDIATVTSSIQSYYLVHSKIDQISDAVELNNAIWEIESEQISYYEDEEVCVTVTLEKEALEVNINEEVGTICQKLYDKGVRSTRYALK from the coding sequence ATGAAACGTAAACTTCAAGCATTCTCTCTTTTAGAAATCATTTTTGTCATTGTAATGATTGGTTTGATTGCCAGCATTGCTGTTCCCAAACTCTTTAATACCAAAACAGATGCACTGGTTAATACACTTAAGCAAGACATAGCAACAGTAACAAGCTCCATACAAAGTTATTATTTAGTCCACTCTAAAATTGATCAAATCAGTGATGCCGTTGAACTGAACAATGCAATATGGGAAATTGAATCTGAACAAATCAGTTATTATGAAGATGAAGAAGTATGTGTAACAGTGACTTTAGAGAAAGAGGCTTTAGAAGTGAACATTAACGAAGAAGTGGGTACAATTTGCCAAAAGTTATATGATAAAGGCGTACGTTCAACGCGATATGCTTTAAAATAA